A single Sphingopyxis chilensis DNA region contains:
- a CDS encoding TonB-dependent receptor: protein MQVILESVLIPDSESRIKNGREGYGRRRWRRPRPPSPGKSRRSEEADLIIDKGKWEVGMSKRAKLRLQEKLVFAGAAAAVALVGAAPAYAQSSDNQETSSIPEGQRDSQDIVVTAQKRASRLADVPAAISAFSGAYIEERGVSDFEGIVEQTPGVSITSDFGGSASKVISVRGLGGSDDYRPNGSSSAALHLDDVYQTSNLFLSLPFFDVERVEVLKGPQGTLYGRNSTAGVINVITRDPGKDLNGYGTAEFGSYGRYRVEAAVGGALTDDISARIAVVGDWGGGYMNGKGAGSFAGRQFFAGTPAIPDPGARDGWGDRDMMAIRGTLLWNMPTDGRLKLKVFTSRDQGENQVSDSVQGVSNNGFLEPDDDPYTFYSSFYATRDIRMTGGSLNYEQPLTDDITFTTVLGYQRGKRSVNGTTGGPFRAFDYDFSDRVTQKSIEARLAGDIGPANWVVGVYGVNDTVDFLTDLDETDSAASIVRTNYRQTRKSRAVFGQVDWPITDKFTVTGGLRYTDDKARFAGSTIDLNPYGVSVAPARFPAIPVFFDNKTSDNNLSGRLTLSYKPIDEVKIYASYGTGYKAGGFDGSSIFSPVEALPLRPEKVKAYEAGLKVSTDGRFYASVDAFYYDLSELQAFTQLPPPAGSPPGTTTPNIRINVGKSVLYGVDLQVGFNLIDNDLHSLRFEAGGTLLDSRITDFIGTPAQVAANLGNDLPAAPHKTGNASLVHKLQLGGGLEFTTTLDARHKSAEFKRLSNVASSRVPSYTLFGLRGELSSDAGWSVFAYVRNLTDEVYAVDRNGPQRLVGSPRLFGGGVRYEF, encoded by the coding sequence ATGCAAGTGATTTTGGAATCCGTATTGATTCCTGATTCAGAATCGCGTATCAAAAATGGGCGTGAAGGTTACGGGCGGAGAAGGTGGCGCAGGCCAAGGCCTCCCAGCCCGGGAAAATCGCGACGGTCCGAAGAGGCCGATTTGATAATAGACAAAGGGAAATGGGAGGTAGGCATGTCTAAAAGGGCGAAGCTTCGTTTGCAGGAAAAGCTGGTTTTTGCGGGGGCGGCGGCTGCGGTCGCGCTCGTCGGCGCAGCACCGGCTTATGCACAATCGAGCGATAATCAGGAAACATCATCGATTCCAGAAGGTCAGCGCGACAGTCAGGACATCGTCGTGACGGCTCAGAAGCGCGCGTCGCGCCTGGCGGACGTTCCGGCGGCGATCTCGGCCTTCAGCGGCGCTTATATCGAGGAGCGCGGGGTTAGCGATTTCGAAGGGATCGTCGAACAGACGCCCGGCGTCAGCATCACGTCCGATTTCGGCGGCAGCGCGTCCAAGGTCATCTCGGTGCGCGGTCTCGGCGGCAGCGACGATTATCGCCCGAACGGCAGTTCGTCGGCGGCGTTGCACCTCGACGATGTCTACCAGACGTCCAACCTCTTTCTATCACTTCCTTTCTTCGACGTCGAACGCGTCGAAGTGCTGAAGGGCCCACAGGGCACGCTCTATGGCCGCAACAGCACCGCGGGCGTGATCAACGTCATCACCCGCGATCCGGGCAAGGATTTGAACGGATATGGGACGGCTGAGTTCGGCAGCTACGGGCGATATCGCGTCGAGGCCGCGGTCGGCGGCGCGCTCACGGACGATATCTCGGCGCGCATCGCCGTGGTCGGCGATTGGGGCGGCGGTTATATGAACGGCAAGGGCGCTGGCTCGTTCGCCGGCAGGCAGTTTTTTGCCGGCACGCCGGCCATTCCCGATCCGGGCGCGCGCGACGGATGGGGCGACCGCGACATGATGGCGATCCGCGGCACGCTGCTCTGGAACATGCCTACCGACGGCAGGCTCAAGCTCAAGGTGTTCACGAGCCGCGATCAGGGCGAGAATCAGGTTTCGGACAGCGTTCAGGGTGTCTCGAACAACGGCTTCCTCGAGCCCGATGATGATCCCTACACCTTCTATTCGTCCTTCTATGCCACGCGCGACATCCGGATGACCGGCGGGTCGCTCAATTACGAGCAGCCGCTTACGGATGATATCACCTTCACGACGGTCCTTGGCTATCAACGTGGCAAGCGCTCCGTGAATGGCACCACCGGCGGCCCGTTCCGGGCGTTCGATTATGATTTCAGCGACCGCGTGACCCAGAAGTCGATCGAGGCCCGTCTCGCGGGCGACATCGGCCCGGCGAACTGGGTTGTCGGCGTTTACGGGGTCAACGACACGGTCGATTTCCTGACCGACCTCGACGAGACCGACTCCGCCGCGTCGATCGTTCGCACCAACTATAGGCAAACACGCAAGAGCCGTGCTGTGTTCGGTCAGGTCGACTGGCCGATCACCGACAAGTTCACGGTGACCGGCGGTCTTCGCTATACCGACGACAAGGCCCGCTTCGCAGGATCGACGATCGATCTCAATCCTTATGGCGTTTCGGTGGCCCCCGCGCGCTTTCCCGCAATACCGGTGTTCTTCGACAACAAGACGAGCGACAATAATCTCTCGGGACGGCTGACGCTGTCTTACAAGCCCATCGACGAGGTCAAGATCTATGCCTCCTATGGCACGGGCTACAAGGCGGGCGGTTTCGACGGATCGTCGATCTTCAGCCCGGTGGAAGCACTGCCGCTCCGGCCTGAAAAGGTCAAAGCCTATGAAGCGGGGCTGAAGGTTTCGACCGATGGCCGCTTCTACGCCTCGGTCGACGCCTTCTACTATGATCTGTCCGAATTGCAGGCGTTCACGCAGCTTCCGCCTCCGGCCGGCTCGCCGCCGGGGACGACTACGCCGAACATTCGCATCAACGTCGGCAAATCGGTCCTCTACGGCGTCGATTTGCAGGTCGGGTTCAATCTGATCGACAATGACCTGCACAGCCTGCGTTTCGAGGCGGGCGGCACGCTGCTCGACAGCCGGATCACCGACTTCATCGGCACACCTGCGCAGGTGGCGGCGAATCTCGGCAACGATCTTCCGGCCGCGCCGCACAAGACCGGCAACGCATCGCTCGTTCACAAGCTTCAGCTTGGTGGCGGGCTGGAGTTCACGACGACGTTGGATGCGCGCCACAAGAGCGCCGAATTCAAACGTCTGAGCAATGTGGCTTCGTCGCGGGTGCCCTCCTATACGCTGTTCGGCTTGCGCGGCGAACTGTCGTCGGATGCCGGCTGGTCGGTATTTGCCTATGTTCGCAATCTCACCGACGAGGTTTATGCGGTCGACCGCAACGGGCCTCAGCGGCTGGTTGGATCGCCGCGGCTCTTCGGCGGCGGCGTGCGGTACGAATTCTAG
- a CDS encoding metallophosphoesterase family protein — MSIKHIVLTLLAVLGASQAAAQAEDGKFTIAVVPDTQYYTDYRHQTEEGFPFDARELFFDQMQYIAANAESEGGDIAFATALGDVWQHASQRMTPEYAAKGHKHVDSFITNLPQIYPDQRVLTVEMPTARKGYEMISGKLPFSVVPGNHDYDSNWSDSRYPEGKDGFPYGMLAYGGLKNWNSVFGADTPFFKKKPWYVDSFNGGANSAQVFEAGGFRFLHIGFEMAPSDEVLKWAEGVIKRYPGVPTIVSTHSYLNPAAERKEIAAVDFKAVDPVHNNPQDVWDKFLSQNDQIFLMLSAHQYGQSRRVDLNKFGHKVYQVMSDYQGRRQSFVTAAPARAAERETIGDGWMRLMKFDLSGEQASVRVSTISTYYKTTASKLPTYSAFYKEKEKPTATDEEFVASDEFTIDLDDFYSRFASARVKGKGKRK, encoded by the coding sequence ATGTCGATCAAACATATTGTGCTTACGCTGCTTGCCGTGCTCGGCGCGTCGCAGGCGGCGGCGCAGGCCGAGGACGGAAAATTCACGATCGCGGTCGTCCCCGACACCCAATATTATACCGACTATCGCCACCAGACCGAGGAAGGCTTCCCGTTCGATGCGCGCGAACTTTTCTTCGACCAGATGCAATATATCGCCGCCAACGCGGAGTCCGAGGGCGGCGATATCGCTTTCGCCACAGCGCTGGGCGATGTTTGGCAGCATGCAAGCCAGCGCATGACGCCCGAATATGCGGCGAAGGGTCACAAGCATGTCGACAGCTTCATCACGAACCTGCCGCAAATCTATCCCGACCAGCGCGTGCTAACGGTCGAAATGCCGACGGCGCGCAAGGGCTATGAAATGATTTCCGGCAAGCTTCCCTTCTCGGTCGTCCCCGGCAATCATGACTATGATTCCAACTGGTCCGATTCACGCTATCCCGAGGGCAAGGACGGATTTCCCTACGGCATGCTCGCTTATGGCGGCCTCAAGAACTGGAACTCGGTGTTCGGTGCGGACACGCCCTTCTTCAAGAAGAAGCCCTGGTATGTGGACAGCTTCAATGGCGGCGCCAACAGCGCGCAGGTCTTCGAGGCGGGCGGATTTCGCTTCCTGCATATCGGCTTCGAGATGGCGCCGTCGGACGAGGTGCTCAAATGGGCCGAAGGCGTGATCAAGCGCTATCCTGGCGTTCCGACGATCGTCAGCACGCACAGCTATCTCAATCCCGCCGCCGAGCGGAAGGAAATCGCCGCGGTCGACTTCAAGGCGGTCGATCCGGTGCACAACAACCCGCAGGATGTCTGGGACAAGTTTCTGTCGCAGAACGACCAGATCTTTCTCATGCTCAGCGCTCATCAATATGGGCAGTCGCGCCGCGTCGACCTCAACAAGTTCGGTCACAAGGTCTACCAGGTGATGTCGGACTATCAGGGGCGGCGGCAGTCGTTCGTGACCGCGGCGCCGGCGCGCGCGGCCGAACGCGAGACGATCGGCGACGGTTGGATGCGGCTGATGAAATTCGACCTGTCGGGCGAACAGGCGAGCGTGCGCGTGAGCACGATTTCGACCTATTACAAGACGACGGCGTCCAAGCTCCCGACCTATTCGGCCTTCTACAAGGAGAAGGAAAAGCCGACGGCAACCGACGAGGAATTCGTCGCCTCCGACGAGTTCACAATCGATCTCGACGATTTCTACAGCCGCTTCGCCTCGGCCCGGG
- a CDS encoding aldehyde dehydrogenase family protein: MEFDCDYAMLIGGRLDGGSARFDVLNPATEQVIGSAPDASKDDLDRAIAAARAAFPDWAATPIAERKAALNAMGRAVMAEADALKRLLTAEQGKPHAEAAGEIMGAGYWLMGAASLDMPVTVNEDSAERYSETRHVPLGVVGAISPWNFPLLLAMFKVGPALLAGNTMVLKPSPFTPLSTLKFGELVKDLLPPGVLNIISGGDALGPWMTSHPGFDKISFTGSTATGRRVMESAAPTLKRVTLELGGNDAAIVMPDVDVEKVAEELFWAAFRNNGQICVATKRMYVHRDIYEPLKDALVAYASTVKVGDGSEQGTQIGPINNAAQYARVLELIEDARDKGYTFLVGGEAADVPGYFIPVTILDNPPEDSRIVQEEQFGPVLPLIKFDDFDDVVARANASEYGLGGSVWGRDEDKAFAIAERIASGTVWVNETQHLSPTAAFGGMKQSGVGVEGGLDGLLEYTNAQTIVRRKKTAA, encoded by the coding sequence ATGGAATTCGACTGCGACTATGCGATGCTGATCGGCGGCAGGCTCGACGGAGGCAGCGCGCGTTTCGACGTGCTCAACCCGGCGACCGAGCAGGTCATCGGCAGTGCCCCCGATGCGAGCAAGGATGACCTCGATCGCGCCATCGCTGCGGCGCGCGCCGCCTTTCCGGACTGGGCCGCAACGCCGATCGCCGAGCGCAAGGCGGCGCTCAATGCGATGGGACGGGCGGTTATGGCAGAAGCGGACGCGCTCAAGCGCCTGCTCACCGCCGAGCAGGGCAAGCCGCACGCCGAGGCTGCGGGCGAGATCATGGGAGCGGGCTATTGGCTGATGGGCGCCGCCAGCCTCGACATGCCGGTGACGGTCAACGAGGACAGCGCCGAGCGCTATAGCGAGACGCGGCACGTGCCGCTCGGCGTGGTCGGGGCGATTTCGCCGTGGAACTTTCCGCTGCTGCTCGCGATGTTCAAGGTCGGCCCCGCGCTGCTCGCGGGCAATACGATGGTGCTCAAGCCCTCGCCGTTCACGCCGCTCTCGACGCTGAAGTTCGGCGAGTTGGTGAAGGATCTGCTGCCGCCAGGCGTGCTCAACATCATCAGCGGCGGCGATGCGCTTGGCCCCTGGATGACGAGCCATCCAGGCTTCGACAAGATCAGCTTCACCGGATCGACCGCGACCGGCCGCCGCGTGATGGAATCGGCGGCGCCGACGCTGAAGCGCGTGACACTCGAACTCGGCGGCAATGATGCCGCGATCGTCATGCCCGATGTCGATGTCGAGAAAGTCGCCGAGGAATTGTTCTGGGCCGCCTTCCGCAACAACGGCCAGATCTGCGTCGCAACCAAGCGCATGTATGTGCACCGCGACATCTACGAGCCGCTGAAGGATGCGCTCGTCGCTTATGCCAGCACGGTGAAGGTCGGCGATGGCTCGGAGCAGGGGACGCAGATCGGCCCGATCAACAATGCCGCGCAATACGCCCGCGTTCTCGAGCTGATCGAGGATGCCAGGGACAAGGGCTATACATTTCTTGTCGGCGGCGAGGCGGCCGATGTGCCCGGTTATTTCATCCCGGTCACCATCCTCGACAACCCGCCCGAGGACAGCCGCATCGTCCAGGAAGAGCAGTTCGGCCCCGTCCTGCCGCTGATCAAGTTCGACGACTTCGACGATGTCGTCGCGCGCGCCAATGCCAGCGAATATGGTCTCGGCGGCTCGGTCTGGGGCCGCGACGAGGACAAAGCGTTCGCGATCGCAGAGCGCATCGCGAGCGGCACCGTCTGGGTCAACGAAACCCAGCATCTCTCTCCGACGGCGGCCTTCGGCGGCATGAAGCAGTCGGGCGTCGGCGTCGAGGGCGGGCTCGATGGCCTCCTCGAATATACCAATGCCCAGACGATCGTGCGGCGGAAGAAAACGGCGGCTTGA
- a CDS encoding spinster family MFS transporter yields MRDLTGTQSAPAYGGRTAIFAVAVLTMVSFFNYMDRMVLAVVLEPMKHELGLSDSELGLLSGVAFAVVYATMGIPLGRLADRTNRTRLLAVCLGFWSIMTFTTGLARNFTQVFMARVGVGIGEAGCAPAAHSLIGDYFPAHRRAIGISLFQAGGIAGVSIGLMVAGAIAHSYGWRAALMVAGLASLPLVVLLLMLPEPTHESAEVGQATKESLWASLAILLRRRAFLHLNLGLGISSFGIYGIGQWQTTFLIRSMELDLQVAGFWSGLSHGTGGIIGVIGVGALTSYLMRRDHRWELWIPAAGYSASAPAFAAAFLATDWKLCVVLLTAGVALSLSTSGVALSALQSFAEPWRRGTAVAVALFTSAMIGLGLGPYSIGLLSDLLAPTQGVESLRYALLASCISLVWAGWHFMLASRWAIRDRV; encoded by the coding sequence ATGAGAGATCTGACGGGCACTCAAAGCGCGCCTGCCTATGGCGGACGAACCGCCATATTCGCCGTTGCCGTGCTGACGATGGTGAGCTTCTTCAACTATATGGACCGCATGGTCCTCGCCGTGGTGCTCGAGCCGATGAAGCACGAGCTCGGCCTCTCGGATTCGGAGCTCGGCCTGCTCTCGGGCGTCGCCTTCGCGGTGGTCTATGCCACGATGGGCATTCCGCTCGGCCGCCTCGCCGACCGCACGAATCGCACGCGCCTTCTCGCGGTCTGCCTCGGCTTCTGGAGCATCATGACCTTCACGACCGGCCTTGCGCGGAATTTCACCCAGGTCTTCATGGCGCGCGTCGGCGTCGGTATCGGCGAAGCCGGATGCGCGCCCGCGGCGCATTCGCTGATCGGAGATTATTTCCCGGCCCATCGACGTGCCATCGGGATCAGCCTCTTCCAGGCCGGGGGGATCGCCGGGGTGAGCATCGGACTGATGGTCGCGGGGGCGATCGCCCATTCCTATGGATGGCGCGCCGCGCTGATGGTCGCGGGCCTTGCCAGCCTGCCGCTCGTGGTCCTGCTGCTCATGTTGCCCGAGCCCACCCATGAGTCGGCCGAAGTGGGGCAAGCCACCAAGGAAAGTCTCTGGGCGTCGCTCGCGATCCTTCTTCGCCGCCGCGCCTTCCTGCATCTCAACCTCGGCCTCGGCATCAGCTCGTTCGGCATCTACGGGATCGGACAGTGGCAAACCACGTTCCTCATACGCTCGATGGAACTCGACCTCCAGGTCGCGGGCTTCTGGTCCGGGCTCTCGCATGGCACGGGCGGGATCATCGGCGTCATCGGCGTCGGCGCGCTGACATCCTATCTGATGCGCCGCGATCATCGATGGGAACTCTGGATCCCGGCCGCGGGCTATAGCGCCTCTGCCCCGGCCTTTGCCGCGGCTTTCCTTGCGACCGACTGGAAGCTTTGCGTCGTGCTGCTGACGGCAGGGGTCGCGCTGTCGCTTTCGACGAGCGGCGTCGCGCTGTCCGCGCTGCAAAGCTTCGCCGAGCCCTGGCGCCGGGGAACCGCGGTTGCCGTCGCGCTGTTCACATCGGCAATGATCGGGCTTGGCCTCGGTCCCTACAGCATCGGCTTGCTCAGCGACCTTCTCGCGCCGACGCAAGGTGTCGAGAGCCTTCGCTATGCACTCCTCGCGTCTTGCATCAGCCTGGTGTGGGCCGGCTGGCACTTCATGCTCGCATCGCGCTGGGCCATCAGAGATCGCGTATGA